The proteins below come from a single Candidatus Binataceae bacterium genomic window:
- a CDS encoding alkaline phosphatase family protein: MEKLKHAILALGVLSILITQTGCTLIGRVLRHGGEEQLTKAPPAVAPAGPHVLILALDGGGHDVLMQAIRSGDAPFIAALMGQQQSPDLFAHAYSAPDVETILPSSTVAAWSAIFTGAPPADDGIAGDEWFDRLTRKFYAPVPVTVRDTGDFTKMVTDDLVGRQLAVPTLYDLEATQRSYVSMLMVYRGATLFTTIDPSAFTGMTIDLLKGALVGEDAEKSVAGSLDLSSVQKVTEAIKEHGLPNLQVVYFPGLDIYTHEAENPLHSQLYYYKHVVDPAVGQILEAYRQNNALKDTYVLIIADHGHTPVMKDDAHAIGTGADTPFGLLKQVGFRVRRPLLEDPDKDYQAVVASQGFMEYIYLADRSTCPHDDDQCRWGQPPRFDQDVRPVLRALYRSNRWGKPIPRLKGTIDLIFSRKPVGAGVDANPFEIFNGHRLVPISDYLERHPRNDLIDLERRMNWLGNGKFGNRAGDIILLARTGPRVPIAQRYYFASESHYSWHGSAEFLDGNIPLILARESSTGEELRQVVRQAQGNPPSELDITPLVRSLFQSTTSSAPHSAAQQ; this comes from the coding sequence GTGGAAAAACTGAAGCACGCCATACTGGCATTGGGCGTACTATCCATTCTCATCACCCAAACCGGTTGCACGCTGATCGGCCGAGTTTTACGCCACGGCGGCGAGGAGCAGTTGACCAAGGCCCCGCCTGCGGTCGCGCCCGCCGGTCCGCATGTGCTGATCCTGGCCTTAGATGGCGGCGGCCACGACGTCTTGATGCAAGCGATCCGGTCAGGCGATGCGCCTTTTATCGCTGCGCTGATGGGACAGCAGCAGAGCCCGGACCTCTTCGCACACGCTTATTCCGCGCCCGACGTCGAGACCATCCTGCCGTCGAGCACCGTCGCCGCGTGGTCGGCGATCTTCACCGGCGCGCCGCCGGCCGACGACGGTATCGCTGGTGACGAGTGGTTCGATCGTCTGACGCGAAAGTTCTACGCGCCGGTGCCGGTCACCGTGAGAGACACCGGAGACTTCACCAAGATGGTCACCGACGATCTGGTCGGCCGGCAACTCGCGGTGCCCACGCTCTATGATCTCGAAGCCACGCAACGCAGTTACGTCTCGATGCTGATGGTCTATCGGGGCGCAACCCTGTTCACAACAATCGATCCTTCGGCCTTCACGGGCATGACCATCGACCTGCTCAAAGGCGCACTGGTCGGCGAGGACGCGGAGAAGTCGGTGGCGGGTTCGCTCGATCTGTCGTCAGTGCAAAAGGTTACCGAGGCGATCAAGGAGCATGGCTTGCCCAATCTGCAGGTGGTCTATTTTCCGGGTCTCGATATCTACACGCACGAGGCGGAAAATCCCCTGCACTCACAACTCTACTATTACAAGCACGTCGTCGATCCGGCCGTCGGTCAAATTCTCGAAGCTTATCGGCAAAATAACGCGCTGAAGGACACGTACGTCTTGATCATCGCCGACCACGGCCATACGCCGGTCATGAAGGATGATGCTCACGCGATCGGAACCGGCGCAGACACCCCGTTCGGCTTGCTCAAGCAGGTCGGATTTCGCGTGCGCCGGCCGTTACTCGAGGATCCGGACAAGGACTACCAGGCCGTCGTCGCCTCGCAGGGCTTCATGGAATACATCTATCTCGCCGACCGCTCGACTTGTCCGCACGACGACGATCAATGCCGTTGGGGCCAGCCGCCGCGTTTCGACCAGGACGTGCGGCCGGTCTTGCGCGCGCTCTACCGCAGTAACCGCTGGGGCAAACCGATTCCGCGGCTCAAGGGCACGATCGATCTGATCTTCTCGCGCAAGCCGGTGGGCGCAGGCGTCGACGCCAACCCGTTTGAGATTTTCAACGGCCATCGGCTCGTGCCGATTTCGGATTACCTGGAACGCCATCCGCGCAACGATCTCATTGATCTCGAGCGGCGGATGAATTGGCTGGGAAACGGGAAGTTCGGTAATCGCGCCGGCGATATCATCCTGCTTGCGCGCACCGGGCCGAGGGTTCCGATCGCGCAACGTTATTACTTCGCCTCCGAGAGCCATTACTCATGGCACGGCAGCGCCGAGTTTCTCGACGGCAACATCCCGCTGATTCTCGCGCGTGAGTCCTCGACCGGCGAAGAATTGCGCCAAGTCGTCCGGCAGGCACAGGGTAATCCGCCCTCCGAGCTTGATATCACCCCGCTCGTCCGCTCATTGTTTCAGTCAACGACGAGTTCCGCGCCACATTCAGCGGCGCAGCAATAG